Proteins from a single region of Gorilla gorilla gorilla isolate KB3781 chromosome 16, NHGRI_mGorGor1-v2.1_pri, whole genome shotgun sequence:
- the LOC109023503 gene encoding small ribosomal subunit protein eS24-like, giving the protein MNDMVTIQTGKFMTNQLLQRKQMVIDVLHPGKATLPKREIREKVAKMYKTTPDVIFEFRTHFGGGKTTGFGIIYDSLDYANKNEHKHRLTRHGLCEKKKTLRKQ; this is encoded by the coding sequence ATGAATGACATGGTAACTATCCAAACTGGAAAGTTTATGACCAACCAACTACTTCAGAGAAAACAAATGGTCATTGATGTCCTTCACCCCGGGAAGGCAACACTACCTAAGAGAGAAATTCGGGAAAAAGTAGCCAAAATGTACAAGACCACACCAGATGTCATCTTTGAGTTCAGAACTCATTTTGGTGGTGGCAAGACTACTGGCTTTGGCATAATTTACGATTCCTTGGATTatgcaaacaaaaatgaacacaaaCATAGACTTACAAGACATGGCCTGTGTGAGAAGAAAAAGACCTTGAGAAAGCAATGA